The DNA segment TGATGAGACCGTTGATCATGCCAGCTAGTCATCCACGGTTCCGCCGCTCGAAAAGCATTGCAATCCTATTGCTCGCTCTGGTTTGTCCGAGTGTGGGACGATCGAGTGCATCGGAGCATCGTGAGCACGTCGTTGAACGGACTTATTCTGAAACCTTGCGGTACCGCTGTCTGGTCAACCTGCCAGACGATTACGAGGTCGACGCGGAACGACATTGGCCGTTGATTCTTTTCCTCCACGGTGGCGGTGCCCTGAATGTCGAGACGCTGAAGGAGTCGATCGGTGGACTTACTGGTCTGCCCGCAATCGTGGTGACGCCGATCTGCCCCCCGTCCAAATATGGTGAACGGTATACGAACTGGGATTCAATGCATCTGGGGGAAGTGGTTCGGGAAATCGGCAAGGAATATCGAATCGATGCAAAGCGACGATCGGTCGTCGGTTTTAGCATGGGGGGATCGGGCGCTTGGGAACTTCCTTCTTACGAGAACAAATTATTCGCAAAGTCGGTGGTCATCGCCGGTCTTTGTCATCCATGGTCGTTGCGGCACTATTCGACGACACAGGTCTGGGTGTTTGTTGGCGCGAAGGATTACATGCGAAAGGAGCAGCAAGAAACAGTCACGTCCGCGAAGCGATTCAAGGTGGACGTGGTGGAGACCGTTTGGGAGGGGGAGGATCACGCCGGGATCTTTCGCCGCGCGATGTCGTATCAGAGGATGTTGGATTGGCTGGTCAGCGATGAGGATTTGCGAGTATCACAGCATGACGCGGATGCCGGGACCGCACCGAAACGCTAGTTTAACGCTGTTGGTTTTGTGCCTTTCGAACTGCCTACTCACCTTGGAGCATCCACCTTGCGAAATCGAATCTTCATTCTTCTATTGGTTGCGTTCTCTTTGCCGGTTTCGCTTGTGAAAGGGGATGCGACCGTTGATCAGGAAACGGTCGCGCCGACCGGGAACGCCGATTCGGACACCGCCAATTTGATTGCGGCTTTGTCGCGGGCGCGTGTTGTCAAACTGGTCGATGGGGCGACGTATAAAATCAATCAGACAATCGCCATCAAGACTCCGGTAACAATCACCGGCATCGCTCGTGTCGTTTCCGAAACCAGGTATGAATTGTTTCAGGTCTTTGCTGCGGACGTTGCTTTTCGCGGCGTTACATTTGATGGGGATGGCAAATCAAACTACCCCGGAATGATTCGCGTCTACAAAGGAGCCGACCGCTTTCACTTCATCGAATGCGTCATTCAAAACGTTCACTCAGGCAAAAGGGGAGTCGCCAACCTGTATCCGCTGTGGGTTAGTGTGGACGGGGTGAAAGATTGGTCGATCCGCAATTGCCGATTTCAGAATATTTCGAACCACGGTGACGGCAAACCGATTGGCAAAGGCTTTGTCGGTGCGTTTCGTTATGGAAACGTCAATCCCGAAGGGACGCAGACCGGTCCCGTTGCCAATCCTTCCAGTGGTTGTATTTCGGGGTGCACCTTCCGCGATATTTTCACCGTCACCGACAACGTTAATGACACCGATGCGGATGCAATCAGGGCGTCCACTGGTATCGCATCGGACAACGACGTCGATGTTTTTCTTCGCGTCGAAAATTGTGTGTTTGTGGATGTGCAAAAATCGGCGGTAAAGGCAGGCAACATCGGAGGTGTCGTTATCGACAGTTGCCTTGTCGTGAATCGACGAACCGATTTCCCTATGTCGTTCGGGTTTCGCACGAACTTAACGACTGGGTTTCGTGTTCAAGATTGCGAGGTGCGGGGGAATGTCGTTCGAGCCGTTTACATTGGCAATGGCGGACCGTCGTTTGTTTCGAATCTGGTCTTTTTGCCCGATGCTCCGGTTGAGGATGGCGATCGCTACAGGTTCGTTGCGGATTCGGCAATTCAATTGGGGCAGCGGAATAGTGCCGCCCGGGTAGCAAGTCACGCGGTGATTCGAGGCGTGTATGCGTCGAACGCAAGGTCTGGCGTCTATTGTGCAAATTGCGAATGGGTGACCGTTTCAGGCGTCACGCTGGTCAAGGGCGAGCAAACCATCAAGCTGGCGAAAGGTTTGAAGGGAATTGAACTATCTGATGTTCCGTCTCCCCAGGAAACCGTTCGCAGCTTTGTCGATTGAATCCGTTGACGAACCGTCCGCAACGGGGTTGCTGTCACCGACCTTTGCACAATCCCTTCAAGCAGGTATTGGCTTTACGTCCCGAGCGAATGGGGACGCGAAGCCAACGGACTGTCGGGATGCAGGTTAGACGCCCGCAGTTTAGGTCCGTGCGAACTTCTGGTGTCCTGGGATACGTGCAGGCATAAAAAAACATCCCGCCTGCAAATTTGCAAGCGGGATGTTAAGAACTGCTGAAATCCTGATGGATTCAGAAAATGAAATGAAGGTGCTGGGGCTCGAACCCAGGACCTACGGATTAAAAGTCCGTTGCTCTACCGACTGAGCTACACCTTCCCAACAATAAAAGGGACTCCTGCGACATGTACTTTATCACTACACATCTAAAATCCATTTTTATTGTAGCGGAGCGGACAGGATTCGAACCTGCGGAAGGGTTTGACCCCTTCACCGATTTAGCAAACCGGCGCTTTCGACCACTCAGCCACCGCTCCGTGCGATTCGCTGGAGAGCAGATTTTGCTTTATTAGGGCTTTGGACGCAACCCGCTGAAGTCACGTATCGCCGAAATTTTAGCCCTTTATCGATCTGCCTTCCCTTCGACTCCTTTCAAGACAATCTCAGCAGCCTTAGGTTCCAGCTAAACGCTTCTAATTTTAAGCGTTTTATGGTCTA comes from the Roseimaritima multifibrata genome and includes:
- a CDS encoding carboxylesterase family protein; translation: MRPLIMPASHPRFRRSKSIAILLLALVCPSVGRSSASEHREHVVERTYSETLRYRCLVNLPDDYEVDAERHWPLILFLHGGGALNVETLKESIGGLTGLPAIVVTPICPPSKYGERYTNWDSMHLGEVVREIGKEYRIDAKRRSVVGFSMGGSGAWELPSYENKLFAKSVVIAGLCHPWSLRHYSTTQVWVFVGAKDYMRKEQQETVTSAKRFKVDVVETVWEGEDHAGIFRRAMSYQRMLDWLVSDEDLRVSQHDADAGTAPKR